One region of Zingiber officinale cultivar Zhangliang chromosome 7B, Zo_v1.1, whole genome shotgun sequence genomic DNA includes:
- the LOC122004710 gene encoding abscisic acid receptor PYL11-like, which produces MHGMALSSVVATSEAAREAVGRHHSRRKGPGQCRSVNVQFVAAPVSVVWSLVRRFDRPQEYKQFVRGCALREGDGGVGSVREVEVASGLPASSSTERLDALDDERHVMSFSIVGGDHRLRNYRATTSLHGAADGKAGTVVVESYVVDVPPGNTEEDTVAFVDTIVRCNLRSLACVAEGIAGAGDR; this is translated from the coding sequence ATGCATGGTATGGCTTTGAGTTCGGTGGTGGCGACGAGCGAGGCGGCGCGGGAAGCGGTGGGACGGCACCACAGCCGGAGGAAGGGTCCAGGGCAGTGCCGGTCGGTGAACGTTCAGTTCGTGGCGGCGCCTGTGTCGGTGGTGTGGTCGCTGGTGCGGCGCTTCGACCGGCCGCAGGAGTACAAGCAGTTCGTGCGGGGGTGCGCGCTGCGGGAGGGCGAcggcggcgtgggcagcgtccgCGAGGTGGAGGTGGCGTCGGGCCTTCCGGCGAGCAGCAGCACTGAGCGGCTCGACGCCCTGGACGACGAGCGGCACGTGATGAGCTTCTCGATCGTCGGAGGGGACCACCGGCTCAGGAACTACCGGGCGACCACGTCGCTCCACGGCGCCGCCGACGGGAAGGCCGGGACCGTCGTGGTGGAGTCGTACGTAGTGGACGTGCCGCCGGGGAACACGGAGGAGGACACGGTTGCCTTCGTCGACACCATCGTCCGCTGCAACCTCCGCTCGCTCGCATGCGTCGCCGAGGGGATCGCCGGCGCTGGCGATCGCTAG